The following proteins are encoded in a genomic region of Pectinophora gossypiella chromosome 6, ilPecGoss1.1, whole genome shotgun sequence:
- the LOC126367367 gene encoding 23 kDa integral membrane protein-like isoform X1, which yields MRVNILEVIRGCASGLLLILNSLCILLAIITFAAAVVDIRIMKHGEVQETGTLAGNIAVIVVSLLLIAVALLGCIGVVKEKPKLLYVYAGFLMIIVVLSVMSGIFVAVQRCGLQLDIRDWMREDFFMNVTGEELIEHNKKWDKIQINYECCGLNGPEDYKAMHQDISMACCPRAHRAQSEHAKQMLYKACLNGENHFYRGCEEVVIDYVQSDADWLLGMAVISFWFEAACMVLAVSVANHLKNRVTVYQDTVKY from the exons ATGAGGGTGAACATCTTGGAAGTCATCAGAGGATGCGCCAGTGGACTGTTGCTGATACTCAACTCATTATGTATC CTTCTAGCAATCATCACATTCGCAGCAGCTGTGGTGGACATTCGTATCATGAAGCATGGGGAGGTGCAAGAAACTGGAACCTTGGCAGGCAACATCGCCGTCATAGTAGTCAGTCTGCTACTCATTGCTGTCGCTCTACTGGGCTGCATTGGAGTCGTTAAGGAGAAACCCAAACTCTTGTATGTG TATGCAGGGTTCCTGATGATCATAGTAGTACTCTCAGTTATGTCGGGAATCTTCGTGGCAGTCCAGCGCTGCGGTCTGCAGCTCGACATCAGGGACTGGATGAGGGAAGACTTCTTCATGAATGTCACTGGTGAAGAACTTATAGAGCATAACAAAAAATGGGACAAGATACAAATCAAT TATGAATGTTGCGGACTCAACGGTCCTGAGGACTACAAAGCGATGCATCAAGATATCAGCATGGCATGCTGTCCACGAGCCCACCGCGCCCAGTCGGAGCATGCGAAACAAATGTTGTACAAAGCTTGTCTCAA TGGAGAGAACCACTTCTATAGAGGTTGTGAGGAAGTAGTTATTGACTACGTGCAATCTGATGCTGATTGGTTGCTGGGGATGGCTGTCATCAGCTTCTGGTTCGAG GCCGCTTGTATGGTGCTAGCCGTTTCTGTTGCCAATCACTTGAAGAACCGGGTCACTGTTTACCAAGACACAGTTAAGTATTAG
- the LOC126367367 gene encoding 23 kDa integral membrane protein-like isoform X3 codes for MRVNILEVIRGCASGLLLILNSLCILLAIITFAAAVVDIRIMKHGEVQETGTLAGNIAVIVVSLLLIAVALLGCIGVVKEKPKLLYVYAGFLMIIVVLSVMSGIFVAVQRCGLQLDIRDWMREDFFMNVTGEELIEHNKKWDKIQINYECCGLNGPEDYKAMHQDISMACCPRAHRAQSEHAKQMLYKACLKPLVWC; via the exons ATGAGGGTGAACATCTTGGAAGTCATCAGAGGATGCGCCAGTGGACTGTTGCTGATACTCAACTCATTATGTATC CTTCTAGCAATCATCACATTCGCAGCAGCTGTGGTGGACATTCGTATCATGAAGCATGGGGAGGTGCAAGAAACTGGAACCTTGGCAGGCAACATCGCCGTCATAGTAGTCAGTCTGCTACTCATTGCTGTCGCTCTACTGGGCTGCATTGGAGTCGTTAAGGAGAAACCCAAACTCTTGTATGTG TATGCAGGGTTCCTGATGATCATAGTAGTACTCTCAGTTATGTCGGGAATCTTCGTGGCAGTCCAGCGCTGCGGTCTGCAGCTCGACATCAGGGACTGGATGAGGGAAGACTTCTTCATGAATGTCACTGGTGAAGAACTTATAGAGCATAACAAAAAATGGGACAAGATACAAATCAAT TATGAATGTTGCGGACTCAACGGTCCTGAGGACTACAAAGCGATGCATCAAGATATCAGCATGGCATGCTGTCCACGAGCCCACCGCGCCCAGTCGGAGCATGCGAAACAAATGTTGTACAAAGCTTGTCTCAA GCCGCTTGTATGGTGCTAG
- the LOC126367367 gene encoding 23 kDa integral membrane protein-like isoform X2, which yields MLLAIITFAAAVVDIRIMKHGEVQETGTLAGNIAVIVVSLLLIAVALLGCIGVVKEKPKLLYVYAGFLMIIVVLSVMSGIFVAVQRCGLQLDIRDWMREDFFMNVTGEELIEHNKKWDKIQINYECCGLNGPEDYKAMHQDISMACCPRAHRAQSEHAKQMLYKACLNGENHFYRGCEEVVIDYVQSDADWLLGMAVISFWFEAACMVLAVSVANHLKNRVTVYQDTVKY from the exons CTTCTAGCAATCATCACATTCGCAGCAGCTGTGGTGGACATTCGTATCATGAAGCATGGGGAGGTGCAAGAAACTGGAACCTTGGCAGGCAACATCGCCGTCATAGTAGTCAGTCTGCTACTCATTGCTGTCGCTCTACTGGGCTGCATTGGAGTCGTTAAGGAGAAACCCAAACTCTTGTATGTG TATGCAGGGTTCCTGATGATCATAGTAGTACTCTCAGTTATGTCGGGAATCTTCGTGGCAGTCCAGCGCTGCGGTCTGCAGCTCGACATCAGGGACTGGATGAGGGAAGACTTCTTCATGAATGTCACTGGTGAAGAACTTATAGAGCATAACAAAAAATGGGACAAGATACAAATCAAT TATGAATGTTGCGGACTCAACGGTCCTGAGGACTACAAAGCGATGCATCAAGATATCAGCATGGCATGCTGTCCACGAGCCCACCGCGCCCAGTCGGAGCATGCGAAACAAATGTTGTACAAAGCTTGTCTCAA TGGAGAGAACCACTTCTATAGAGGTTGTGAGGAAGTAGTTATTGACTACGTGCAATCTGATGCTGATTGGTTGCTGGGGATGGCTGTCATCAGCTTCTGGTTCGAG GCCGCTTGTATGGTGCTAGCCGTTTCTGTTGCCAATCACTTGAAGAACCGGGTCACTGTTTACCAAGACACAGTTAAGTATTAG
- the LOC126367368 gene encoding 23 kDa integral membrane protein-like: MKPRSIRCMKFFLTLFNIVCILFGLILMAICAMNMRERKSRPEQQSALSRGVLAFLLTLGLALVVTAVLGCIGALREHVKILYVHACFFIFLVSVELIVGVGGAVLSAWVGAGSELRVQFYRNATVDDDHRHQEFWDQLQAENQCCGVDGPQDYAILNRPIPPACCARAHPLREGGARSHLHQTCLTDRSYYVIGCEEALRQKKALKGNIFISTGVIFALLEIFCIVLALWMARTIRSERRKLQQNLQAHFET; this comes from the exons ATGAAACCCCGAAGCATTCGCTGTATGAAGTTCTTTCTCACTCTTTTCAACATCGTTTGTATT CTCTTCGGCCTAATCCTCATGGCGATATGCGCGATGAACATGCGCGAACGAAAGTCCCGGCCGGAGCAGCAATCAGCTCTGTCCAGGGGCGTCCTGGCATTCCTCCTGACCCTGGGGTTGGCTCTCGTGGTGACTGCAGTACTGGGATGTATCGGAGCCTTGAGGGAGCATGTTAAGATACTTTATGTG CACGCGTGCTTCTTCATATTCCTGGTGTCGGTGGAGCTGATAGTGGGTGTGGGGGGCGCGGTGCTGAGCGCGTGGGTGGGCGCGGGCAGCGAGCTGCGCGTGCAGTTCTACAGGAACGCCACCGTAGACGACGACCACCGCCACCAGGAGTTCTGGGACCAGCTGCAGGCTGAG AACCAATGTTGCGGTGTGGACGGTCCCCAAGACTACGCGATCCTCAACCGGCCAATCCCGCCCGCGTGTTGCGCGCGCGCACACCCGCTGCGTGAGGGTGGCGCGCGCAGTCACCTGCACCAGACCTGCCTCACTGACCGCTCTTATTACGTCATCGGGTGTGAAGAAGCATTGCGGCAGAAGAAGGCCTTGAAAGGGAACATCTTTATTTCTACTGGCGTCATATTCGCTTTGTTGGAG ATATTCTGCATCGTCTTGGCCCTGTGGATGGCCAGAACCATCAGATCGGAGCGTCGGAAACTGCAGCAGAACCTACAAGCACACTTTGAGACCTAA